The genomic segment CAATGTAACCACTTGCTCTTGTGTCAGTTCCTCTTCCGTAAACTTCCGCATGCTGCGACGGGCTTTTATCAATTCACTAAAACTTTCCATATATGTATATCGTTTAGAAATGAATACTTTATTGTTAAGCTATGCAAAGATACAAGATTATTTTTTTAAATTTGCAGCAATGCCCTTGAAACTAACGACATATTACCAGGGGAACCAGATTCCCAAACTACCGGGAACCAATACATTCCACTCTACGGAATTGTTTCACATCTACGAAGCGACTCCGGGATATACTCCTTTGCTTATTGTAGCATCGGAAAACGGAGTACCTGTTGCCAAACTACTTGCCGCCATACGAAAAAGTGTACGCTTATTTCCACCCTCCATTATCAAACGATGTGAAGTATATGGTACAGGAGAGTATTTTGATGAAACAATCAACAAGGAAGCTGTTTTCAGTGATATGTTACAACGGCTTACAGATGAAGCCCTTCGGGATGCATTTCTTATTGAGTTCCGTAACTTGGAAAACTCACTGTTTGGTTACAAAGTATTCCGCAATAACCAGTACTTTGCTATCAACTGGCTACGTGTCCGCAACTCTCTGCATAATGTAGAACAAGCAGAGGTCCGTTTCAGTCCTTCACGTATCCGCCAAATCAAAAAAGGATTAAAGAACGGAGCAAAAGTCAAAGAAGCACATACCCCGGAAGAAATCCATGCATTTGCAAAAATGCTACACCATAATTACTCAGCCAAAATACGGCGTCATTTTCCCAGCATGGACTTTTTCCAACAGTTAGAAAAACAAATGACATTAAGTCGGCAGAGCCGTATTTTTATTGTAACCTATAAAGAGAAGATAATTGGTGGAAGTGCCTGTATTTATTCCGACGACAATGCATACCTCTGGTTCTCCGGCGGCATGCGTAAGACCTACGCTTTGCAATATCCTGGAATCCTCGCGGTCTGGCAAGCGTTGCATGATGCCAAAGAGCGCGGCTACCGACATCTGGAATTTATGGATGTAGGGTTACCTTTCCGCAGACATGGATACCGCGAATTTGTACTTCGGTTTGGCGGAAAACAAATCAGCACCCGTCGCTGGTTCCGCTTTCGATGGGAATGGCTGAACAGGGTGCTGATAAAGATATATGAGTAAACGGACTATTGAGCTATTTTATAGACTACTGACGAATATCCCCCTAATCGTATGGAAGTATCATCCCCGTCTTTGACCTGAACTGTTCCTGATACACCGACTGTTTTTTCGATATTATCCGTCAATGACAACTCAACGGATGCATTTCCAAAATTATGAAGAACAAGCATTTTTTCATTATCTTTTGTCATATACCATGCAGCAATGCTCTTGTACTTTTCGTTCGATTCGTTATATACCGCATGCTTTGTCATTATACCTTGTGCCAAAGACGGATAGGTATTACGCAAACGGATAAAAGAGATATAAGTATTCAACAACGAATTTGCATTTTCCTTCTGTTCTGTCACAGATTTTATGTTCGAAGCCACAGTAGCATCGATCTTATCTGTATAGGAAGTAGTGTAATTATCTCCCCACAGCATCGGACTACGTACATATTCATCCGCCTTTTCTTTCGTTCCGTAGATTCCCAATTCTTCCCCATAATAAATATAGGGCTCACCCGGTGCGGTGAGTAATACGACAGCCGCAAGTTTACACTTTGCCTCTGATTTTCCCAGTTTGGATGCAGTACGGTCCTCATCATGGTTGGATAATTTGGTAGCT from the Bacteroides eggerthii genome contains:
- a CDS encoding GNAT family N-acetyltransferase; this translates as MPLKLTTYYQGNQIPKLPGTNTFHSTELFHIYEATPGYTPLLIVASENGVPVAKLLAAIRKSVRLFPPSIIKRCEVYGTGEYFDETINKEAVFSDMLQRLTDEALRDAFLIEFRNLENSLFGYKVFRNNQYFAINWLRVRNSLHNVEQAEVRFSPSRIRQIKKGLKNGAKVKEAHTPEEIHAFAKMLHHNYSAKIRRHFPSMDFFQQLEKQMTLSRQSRIFIVTYKEKIIGGSACIYSDDNAYLWFSGGMRKTYALQYPGILAVWQALHDAKERGYRHLEFMDVGLPFRRHGYREFVLRFGGKQISTRRWFRFRWEWLNRVLIKIYE